A genomic segment from Desulfurispirillum indicum S5 encodes:
- a CDS encoding methyl-accepting chemotaxis protein encodes MLQSISAKVQLAIAIAFIFMSVIFIFVAKTEIDSIAQDMLVEKARAITTQAENARTYVANLRQMGVLDEHAINSDFQRLRQLPQQQRLQELRKTGAYYTIPIIAGWRVALENAEFSNYTFRVPKFQPRNPENTPTDFEAGMLREATEKRLNELYRVNRQENALYYMKPIVLDQNCMVCHGTRADSISGDGIDPLGFPMEGWRVGQIHGAYEVIADLAPIQAAVTRTTLQVIGIAVVMLIAVTLFMMKLLERLITRKINVVVDVLGDAAQGDFSQRVPESSSNDEISTLVTSINKTFDDLSLSFEKLNKSSIQVASHSTQLSETTAAMSEGANEQADAVAQVASAAEEMSSTVVEISRLISQSAEKASDANNTAIEGRSVVSKAMHEISSVQQATGELNDMVQRLNQSAREIGEIIQVIDEVSDQTNLLALNAAIEAARAGEHGRGFAVVADEVRKLAERTQNATKEIATKIKGIQGDAVKTNDTMMHTQERVELANSLAGQASQALESIVVVVNSLNDQFQQVATASEEQSATTGEIARSIENIKNVADETARGSEDAARAIEELSALAQQMNSTVNDFKFQAHDKVALAPKSLRLKE; translated from the coding sequence ATGCTACAATCCATCAGCGCAAAAGTCCAACTCGCCATTGCCATCGCTTTTATTTTCATGTCCGTTATATTCATTTTCGTTGCGAAAACTGAGATAGACAGCATCGCCCAGGACATGCTGGTGGAAAAGGCCCGCGCCATCACAACCCAGGCCGAGAACGCGCGCACCTACGTAGCAAACCTGCGGCAAATGGGTGTTCTGGATGAGCACGCCATCAACAGTGACTTCCAGCGCCTGCGCCAGCTTCCGCAGCAGCAGCGTCTGCAGGAGCTGCGCAAAACCGGTGCCTACTATACTATTCCCATTATCGCTGGCTGGAGAGTTGCCTTGGAAAACGCGGAGTTTTCCAACTACACCTTCCGCGTCCCAAAGTTCCAGCCACGAAACCCGGAAAACACCCCCACAGACTTCGAAGCCGGCATGTTACGTGAAGCAACGGAAAAGCGCCTCAATGAACTGTACCGGGTGAATCGCCAGGAAAATGCTCTCTATTACATGAAGCCAATCGTACTCGACCAGAACTGCATGGTCTGCCATGGAACCCGCGCTGACAGTATTTCCGGCGACGGTATAGACCCGCTGGGTTTTCCCATGGAAGGCTGGAGAGTCGGACAGATTCACGGAGCCTATGAAGTCATCGCTGACCTCGCCCCTATCCAGGCAGCCGTAACCCGCACGACCCTGCAGGTCATCGGCATTGCTGTCGTGATGCTGATCGCCGTAACCCTTTTCATGATGAAACTGCTTGAGAGGCTGATCACCCGGAAAATCAATGTGGTGGTGGATGTACTGGGCGATGCTGCCCAGGGCGATTTCTCCCAGCGCGTGCCTGAAAGCAGCTCCAATGACGAAATCAGCACACTGGTGACATCAATCAATAAAACCTTCGATGACCTGAGCCTCTCTTTTGAAAAACTTAATAAATCAAGCATTCAGGTAGCAAGCCACAGCACTCAGCTCAGCGAGACCACAGCCGCCATGAGCGAGGGGGCCAACGAACAGGCCGATGCCGTAGCCCAGGTCGCTAGCGCCGCTGAGGAAATGAGCTCGACTGTAGTGGAAATTTCCAGGCTGATCTCACAGAGTGCTGAAAAAGCTTCGGACGCCAACAACACTGCCATTGAGGGTCGCTCGGTAGTTTCCAAAGCCATGCATGAAATCAGTTCTGTGCAGCAGGCCACCGGAGAGCTCAATGACATGGTTCAGCGCCTGAATCAAAGCGCCCGGGAAATCGGTGAAATCATTCAGGTTATCGATGAAGTCAGCGACCAGACAAACCTGCTGGCTCTGAACGCCGCCATCGAGGCGGCCCGTGCCGGCGAGCATGGGCGCGGCTTTGCCGTCGTGGCCGACGAGGTCCGCAAGCTGGCAGAGCGCACTCAGAATGCCACCAAGGAAATTGCCACCAAGATCAAGGGAATTCAGGGTGACGCGGTCAAGACCAATGACACCATGATGCACACACAGGAGCGGGTCGAACTTGCCAATAGCCTGGCCGGACAGGCCTCCCAGGCTCTGGAAAGCATCGTGGTCGTGGTCAACTCCCTCAATGACCAGTTCCAGCAGGTTGCCACCGCCAGCGAAGAGCAGTCAGCTACCACGGGCGAAATAGCCCGCAGCATCGAAAACATCAAAAATGTCGCCGATGAAACTGCCCGTGGATCGGAAGACGCTGCCAGAGCCATTGAAGAGCTTTCGGCCCTGGCTCAGCAGATGAACAGTACCGTCAATGACTTCAAATTCCAGGCTCATGACAAAGTGGCCCTTGCGCCCAAGAGCTTACGTCTGAAAGAGTAG